One Halobaculum sp. CBA1158 DNA segment encodes these proteins:
- a CDS encoding MATE family efflux transporter: MANTDARVDMTEGAVAPRLFSLAWPLVLGNLLQTLYNLADVFWVGRVSPEAVAAVSLMFPLSWMFVSTAMGLTAATIALVSQHVGAGDDRAADRVVGQTTILAIGVSVVLAAAGLLARRPLLEWIGAEGVVFTEALAYIEVIFLTLPLTFLFFAFRASLQGAGDTKTAMWLVAASAGVNIVIDPVFILGWGPVPAMGTRGAALATFVARALAAAAGVYVLLKGDWGIQLHPRDLRPDREVLGKLVDVGYPGTLDGWARSFAAVAMAALVARFGPAATAAYGVGVRLMSVSWTVAGAVGQATATGVGQNLGADTPDRASRVAWTATGGTMAVLFAAGGVVWLFPAVAIRVFVADAAVVAEGVSFLRITALAWGVFGGLMVLQGAFRGAGDTRIAMALSLLSRWGLRIPAALVLAYSFTVVVPVIGPVSGLGLGPDGLWWAWTFGAVGSLLVGAAWFLRGTWKRGVVERGGDAGSATVERDTEATPGSLGDDGDGDPATDD, encoded by the coding sequence ATGGCGAACACCGACGCGCGCGTCGACATGACCGAGGGGGCTGTGGCCCCGCGGCTGTTCAGCCTCGCGTGGCCGCTCGTGCTCGGCAACCTCCTCCAGACCCTCTACAACCTCGCGGACGTGTTCTGGGTCGGCCGGGTGAGCCCGGAGGCCGTCGCGGCGGTGTCGCTCATGTTCCCGCTGTCGTGGATGTTCGTCTCGACGGCGATGGGGCTGACCGCCGCGACCATCGCGCTCGTCTCCCAGCACGTCGGCGCGGGCGACGACCGCGCGGCCGACCGGGTCGTCGGCCAGACGACGATCCTCGCGATCGGCGTCTCCGTCGTGCTCGCGGCCGCCGGGCTGCTCGCCAGGCGACCGCTGCTGGAGTGGATCGGCGCGGAGGGGGTCGTGTTCACGGAGGCGCTGGCGTACATCGAGGTGATATTCCTCACGCTGCCGCTGACGTTCCTCTTTTTCGCGTTTCGCGCCTCCCTCCAGGGCGCAGGCGACACCAAGACCGCGATGTGGCTGGTCGCCGCCTCCGCCGGCGTCAACATCGTCATCGACCCCGTGTTCATCCTCGGATGGGGGCCGGTGCCCGCGATGGGCACCCGCGGGGCCGCGCTGGCGACGTTCGTCGCTCGCGCGCTGGCGGCCGCCGCCGGGGTCTACGTCCTCCTGAAGGGCGACTGGGGAATCCAACTGCACCCCCGCGACCTCCGCCCCGACCGCGAGGTGCTCGGGAAGCTCGTCGACGTCGGCTACCCCGGCACCCTCGACGGGTGGGCGCGCTCGTTCGCCGCGGTGGCGATGGCCGCGCTCGTCGCCCGGTTCGGCCCGGCCGCCACAGCCGCCTACGGCGTCGGGGTCCGCCTCATGTCCGTCTCCTGGACCGTCGCCGGCGCGGTCGGGCAGGCGACGGCGACGGGCGTCGGCCAGAACCTCGGTGCCGACACGCCCGACCGGGCGAGCCGGGTGGCGTGGACCGCGACCGGCGGGACGATGGCCGTGCTGTTCGCGGCCGGCGGCGTCGTCTGGCTGTTCCCTGCCGTCGCGATCCGCGTGTTCGTCGCCGACGCCGCCGTCGTCGCCGAGGGCGTCTCCTTCCTCCGGATCACGGCGCTCGCGTGGGGCGTCTTCGGCGGCCTGATGGTGTTGCAAGGGGCGTTCCGCGGCGCGGGCGACACCCGGATCGCGATGGCGCTGTCGCTGTTGTCGCGGTGGGGCCTCCGGATCCCGGCGGCGCTCGTGCTCGCGTACTCGTTCACCGTCGTCGTGCCCGTGATCGGCCCCGTGTCGGGACTTGGCCTGGGACCCGACGGCCTGTGGTGGGCGTGGACCTTCGGGGCGGTCGGCTCGCTCCTCGTCGGCGCGGCGTGGTTCCTCCGGGGAACGTGGAAACGCGGCGTCGTCGAACGCGGGGGCGACGCGGGGAGCGCGACAGTCGAACGCGACACCGAAGCGACGCCCGGGTCGCTCGGCGACGACGGCGACGGCGACCCGGCGACGGACGACTGA
- the gatB gene encoding Asp-tRNA(Asn)/Glu-tRNA(Gln) amidotransferase subunit GatB, giving the protein MARAAERADLVPVIGLEVHVQLETDTKIFCGCSTEPAEEEEPNTRVCPTCLGLPGALPVLNEAAVEAAVKVGKALDADIPEETRFHRKNYYYPDLPKNFQITQYDAPLCADGELEFSHEGTRRTVTVRRAHLEEDPGSLRHVRDGPADLDVRTTSVDRADYSLVDYNRAGTPLMEVVTEPDFRDPGEVRAFLEKLEEVLEYLGVFDAGRDGSLRIDANLSMVEAEEVAADGHIDAEVLESANRTEVKNISSHKGAEQALAYERNRQENLLKRGKGVEQETRHFNETHGNTVSMRSKEEEKDYRYFGEADLPALQVSDWKERIAIPELPDARRERFREEYGLDAEAASKLTSRKAVADFYEAVAEEFDPDLAAAWVADTLLGELNYRDMAVEDVTDRLDEFTRLIELVATDEVTTKNAEEVVLRAMLDEGLSPDEVIEREGLGTADDDEVAMAVGEAIEENPDAVEDYHAGEGGAINFLVGQVMQKTGGSAAPDDVNAMLRERLDE; this is encoded by the coding sequence ATGGCACGAGCAGCCGAACGGGCCGACTTGGTGCCCGTCATCGGGCTGGAGGTCCACGTCCAGCTCGAGACGGACACCAAGATCTTCTGCGGGTGTTCCACCGAGCCCGCCGAGGAGGAGGAGCCCAACACGCGCGTCTGTCCCACCTGCCTGGGGCTCCCGGGAGCCCTCCCGGTGCTCAACGAGGCGGCCGTCGAGGCCGCCGTCAAGGTCGGAAAGGCGCTCGACGCCGACATCCCCGAGGAGACCCGGTTCCACCGGAAGAACTACTACTACCCCGACCTCCCCAAGAACTTCCAGATCACCCAGTACGACGCGCCGCTGTGTGCCGACGGGGAACTGGAGTTCTCCCACGAGGGCACTCGGCGGACGGTCACCGTCCGCCGCGCCCACCTGGAGGAAGACCCCGGCAGCCTGCGCCACGTCCGCGACGGCCCCGCGGACCTGGACGTGCGAACCACCTCGGTCGACCGGGCGGACTACTCGCTGGTCGACTACAACCGGGCGGGGACGCCGCTGATGGAGGTCGTCACCGAGCCCGACTTCCGCGACCCCGGGGAGGTGCGCGCCTTCCTCGAGAAGCTCGAGGAGGTCCTCGAGTACCTCGGCGTCTTCGACGCCGGGCGCGACGGCAGCCTCCGCATCGACGCGAACCTCTCGATGGTCGAGGCCGAGGAGGTCGCCGCCGACGGTCACATCGACGCCGAGGTGCTCGAGTCCGCGAACCGCACCGAGGTCAAGAACATCTCCAGTCACAAGGGCGCAGAGCAGGCGCTCGCGTACGAGCGCAACCGCCAGGAGAACCTCCTCAAGCGCGGCAAGGGGGTCGAGCAGGAGACGCGCCACTTCAACGAGACCCACGGCAACACCGTCTCGATGCGCTCGAAGGAGGAGGAGAAAGACTACCGGTACTTCGGCGAGGCCGACCTCCCCGCGCTGCAGGTGTCCGACTGGAAAGAGCGCATCGCCATCCCGGAACTGCCGGACGCACGGCGCGAGCGCTTCCGCGAGGAGTACGGGCTGGACGCGGAGGCCGCCTCGAAGCTCACCTCCCGCAAGGCGGTCGCCGACTTCTACGAGGCGGTCGCCGAGGAGTTCGATCCGGATCTCGCGGCCGCGTGGGTCGCCGACACCCTCCTCGGAGAACTCAACTACCGCGACATGGCCGTCGAGGACGTGACCGATCGCCTCGACGAGTTCACCCGCCTGATCGAACTCGTCGCCACCGACGAGGTCACGACGAAGAACGCCGAGGAGGTCGTCCTCCGGGCGATGCTCGACGAGGGCCTGTCCCCGGACGAGGTCATCGAGCGCGAGGGGCTGGGCACGGCAGACGACGACGAGGTGGCGATGGCCGTCGGGGAAGCGATCGAGGAGAACCCCGACGCAGTCGAGGATTACCACGCCGGCGAGGGCGGCGCGATCAACTTCCTCGTCGGGCAGGTGATGCAGAAGACCGGCGGCTCTGCAGCGCCGGACGACGTGAACGCGATGCTGCGCGAACGGCTGGACGAGTAA
- a CDS encoding HVO_2922 family protein — MSERTVFSQEERLDRTTAAALLRGLAADLAAGDRLRLGEGDDAASVALADSLGVEVELEVDEDDDETELEVEFEWSGSDVHTGDAVLAAEHASSAAAAAEGNGTTEGDGTTGGDGAAEAGGKAATDAADAADVSEPESAADAAEPIDPEDLPAEAVPASDAPAPTSLARFELYRDRADEWRWRLVHRNGNIVATSGEGYSSDRAARRGMQSVMRNAPEAAVLREE, encoded by the coding sequence ATGTCCGAACGCACGGTGTTCTCGCAGGAGGAACGGCTCGACAGGACGACCGCCGCGGCGCTGCTGCGGGGACTGGCCGCGGACCTCGCCGCGGGCGACCGGCTCAGACTCGGCGAGGGCGACGACGCCGCGAGCGTCGCGCTCGCGGACTCTCTCGGCGTCGAGGTGGAACTCGAGGTCGACGAGGACGACGACGAGACGGAACTCGAGGTCGAGTTCGAGTGGTCGGGAAGCGACGTTCACACCGGCGACGCGGTGTTGGCGGCCGAGCACGCCTCGTCGGCGGCCGCGGCCGCCGAGGGGAACGGGACGACCGAGGGAGACGGGACAACCGGGGGAGACGGGGCGGCCGAAGCGGGCGGGAAAGCGGCGACGGACGCTGCCGACGCTGCCGACGTGTCGGAGCCGGAATCGGCGGCGGACGCGGCCGAGCCGATCGATCCGGAGGACCTCCCGGCGGAGGCGGTCCCGGCGTCCGACGCCCCCGCGCCGACGTCGCTGGCGCGGTTCGAACTCTACCGCGACCGCGCCGACGAGTGGCGCTGGCGACTCGTCCACCGCAACGGCAACATCGTCGCCACCAGCGGCGAGGGGTACAGCTCCGACCGGGCCGCCCGCCGGGGGATGCAGAGCGTGATGCGGAACGCGCCCGAGGCCGCCGTCCTGCGCGAGGAGTAG